The DNA sequence CTAACCGACCAGGGCATCCAAGTCGACAGCCCGATCTGGCGCGGCACTACCAGCTGGGCGGCGGTGCTGGGCTACCGCAAGATTGATGGGTGGTATTACCTGGCCGCTTCCGCCGCCGCCGGCTTTCTGCTCGACCCCGGCTGCCTGCGGGCCCCGGCTACCGTTGCCGAGGTAGACCAGCTGTTCCGGCTTCACGGCCTTCGTTCCCTGTAATTTCCCTGCTTATGCCCGTCGTTACGCTGCCGGAAGTCCGTTTGTCCTTCCCGCAATATTTCCGCACCAATCTGCGCCTGCTGTTCAAGAAGCAGCCGACGCTGTGGTTCATTTTGCTGCCCGCGCTGTCGGGGCTGACGGTGCTCTACGTGCTGCTCACCGGCCAGGCCTCCCTGGCGCAGCTTTGGGCAACTAGCAAAGTGGGCTTGTTCATGGCCGCTTTCGTGGTGGGCTGGCCCGTGCTGCTGTGGTTCAGTATGCGCAAGCAGTACCGGAGGGCTACAGTGCTGCAAGCCCCGACGCGGTATGCGGTGAGCGAAACGGGCCTCGCGGTGCAGAACGAGCTGGTGCAGGAGGAGCTTAGCTGGCCGGCGGTGCAGGAAGCCTGGCACATCGGCGCTTGGCTGGTGCTGATGACGGGCAGTGCCAGCGGCTATTTCCTGGATCTGCGGCGGGTGCAAAGTCCGGCCGACGCGGCCGGGCTGCTGAGCCTGGTGCGGGCCGGCGGCGTGACCATAAAGTAGCGGCCCGCACGATTAGCCGCTCCAAAACCCGCGCATGCAGCGGGTTTTGCTATTTTTACCCCGATTAATCTCCACAATTCCTCTCGTATGCTTTCTACTGCCCTTCTGAAATCCTCTTCCCGCACCCTGGGTGCTACCCTGCTCGTAGGCGGCCTGCTGCTGAGCGAAGCGGCCACGGCCCAGATTACGACGCCCGCCGCCAGCCCCAAAAGCACCGTCACCCAGCGCGTGGGCCTCACCGACGTGACCATTACCTACTCCCGCCCCAGCGCCAAGGGCCGCGCCGTATTTGGCACGCTGGTGCCGTTTGGCAAGCGCTGGCGCACGGGTGCCAACCAGACCACGACCATCAAGTTCTCGGACGACGTGACGCTGGAAGGTAAAAAGGTGCCGGCCGGCGAATACGGCCTCTACACCATCCCGAACAAGACCGAATGGCTGGTCGTGCTCAACAAAAGCACCAAGCAGGGTGCCGACGTGGACGGCTTCAAGGACGACCAGGACGTGGTGCGCTTCTCGGCCAAAACCTACAAGCTGGGCGCCAAAGCCGAAACGTTCACCATGGGCTTCTCTGACATGACCCCGGCCACCGCCAACGTCGACATGCAGTGGGAGCTGACCGGCGCCAAGTTCAAGCTCAGCACCGACGTCGACCCCAAGGTAATGGCCCAGATTGACGAGAAGGTGGTGAAAAACGCCAACGCCTCGGCCAACGACATGGCCGCCGCCGCCGTGTATTACTACGACAACGACAAAGACCTGAAGCAGGCCCTGACCTGGATTCAGAAAGCCAACGAGAAGGACCCCAAGTTCTGGAACGTCCACACCGAGGCTAAAATCAAGCTGAAGCTGAAGGACTACAAAGGCGCCACGGCCTCGGCCGAACAGTCGCGCAAGCTGGCCCTCGACGCCAAAAACGCCGACTACGTGAAGATGAACGAGGACCTGATTGCCCTGGCGAAGAAAGGCAAATAGCCGGGTAATGTGCTGAGGTGCTAATGTGGTTGAATGTGCTAATGCTGAACTCGTGTCCTTGCGAGCAGCGCGTAGCTAATCCGTCTTCTGCTTAGTACGACCCGTCCTTTTACCAGAAAGCCCTTTCCTACCGCGTGTAGGAAAGGGCTTTTTGCTGTAACGCGAAGTTCCACTTCGCGAGGCGTTGCACGACAGTCGTTGCAACGGCGCGGCCGGCTCGCGAAGTGGA is a window from the Hymenobacter aquaticus genome containing:
- a CDS encoding YcxB family protein — protein: MPVVTLPEVRLSFPQYFRTNLRLLFKKQPTLWFILLPALSGLTVLYVLLTGQASLAQLWATSKVGLFMAAFVVGWPVLLWFSMRKQYRRATVLQAPTRYAVSETGLAVQNELVQEELSWPAVQEAWHIGAWLVLMTGSASGYFLDLRRVQSPADAAGLLSLVRAGGVTIK
- a CDS encoding DUF2911 domain-containing protein is translated as MLSTALLKSSSRTLGATLLVGGLLLSEAATAQITTPAASPKSTVTQRVGLTDVTITYSRPSAKGRAVFGTLVPFGKRWRTGANQTTTIKFSDDVTLEGKKVPAGEYGLYTIPNKTEWLVVLNKSTKQGADVDGFKDDQDVVRFSAKTYKLGAKAETFTMGFSDMTPATANVDMQWELTGAKFKLSTDVDPKVMAQIDEKVVKNANASANDMAAAAVYYYDNDKDLKQALTWIQKANEKDPKFWNVHTEAKIKLKLKDYKGATASAEQSRKLALDAKNADYVKMNEDLIALAKKGK